A genomic region of Methanobacterium sp. SMA-27 contains the following coding sequences:
- a CDS encoding HEAT repeat domain-containing protein has product MGYKFNKLDIEKLRAKNDIKGLIKTLKHEDSNIRMFAAISLGEIGDKKAIVPLIQSLKDEEECVRNEVLNSLVKIGDPAVDNLIVALKDEKLEEGVKFALIKIGEPSSRNLMFKYNNQNRDTKIYYINLMGEIGDKNSIEHLIHILKDIKSNEKYDREILISTIKSLGKIGDERARDIIHDLYFRFCRSQSDRYLTELFMDVIINVDRNGSDFLVQELSSNDCKVREEVADALIKMEYQMAVDPLILALTDNNGDIFRKRASEILSRIGKPAVIPLIQALRDEDRYLRCGAADSLGKIGDERAVNPLINALKDKDSYIRLEAAKALDKIGWKSRGGQENVYYLIAKTKWIEVSKIGKLAVFPLIQTLKYGELDLRFNAAETLGEIGDERALEPLKQTLKDEDEDVRKKVSEVLVNMGWNSKTDMISIS; this is encoded by the coding sequence ATGGGTTATAAATTTAATAAATTAGATATAGAAAAATTAAGGGCAAAAAATGATATTAAAGGGCTAATTAAAACACTTAAACATGAAGATAGCAATATTCGAATGTTTGCAGCAATTTCTTTAGGGGAAATAGGTGATAAAAAAGCCATAGTTCCTTTAATCCAATCCTTAAAAGATGAAGAAGAATGTGTCCGAAATGAAGTCTTAAATTCTCTTGTTAAAATTGGAGACCCTGCCGTAGATAATCTTATAGTGGCGTTGAAAGATGAAAAACTTGAGGAAGGAGTAAAATTCGCTCTTATTAAAATTGGGGAACCCTCATCAAGGAATTTAATGTTTAAGTACAATAATCAAAATAGGGATACTAAGATTTATTATATTAATCTTATGGGTGAAATAGGAGATAAAAATTCAATTGAACATTTAATACACATTTTAAAAGATATAAAAAGCAATGAAAAATATGATCGTGAAATATTAATTTCAACTATTAAATCACTCGGTAAGATTGGAGATGAAAGAGCTAGAGATATAATACACGATTTATATTTTAGGTTTTGCCGTAGCCAAAGTGATAGATACTTAACAGAATTATTTATGGATGTTATTATTAATGTAGATAGAAATGGTTCTGATTTTTTAGTACAAGAATTATCAAGTAATGATTGTAAGGTAAGGGAGGAAGTTGCAGATGCCCTTATTAAGATGGAATATCAAATGGCAGTGGATCCTCTAATCCTGGCTTTAACAGACAATAACGGGGATATTTTCCGAAAGAGGGCATCAGAGATACTTTCTAGGATAGGTAAACCTGCAGTTATCCCTCTTATCCAAGCCTTAAGAGATGAAGATAGATATCTTAGATGTGGGGCAGCAGATTCTCTTGGTAAAATTGGAGATGAAAGGGCAGTAAACCCCCTTATTAATGCTTTAAAGGACAAAGATAGTTATATCAGATTAGAAGCAGCAAAGGCTCTAGACAAGATTGGTTGGAAGTCTAGAGGCGGACAAGAAAATGTATATTATTTAATTGCAAAAACAAAATGGATTGAAGTATCTAAAATAGGAAAACTTGCAGTGTTCCCTCTTATTCAGACTTTAAAATACGGAGAGTTGGATCTTCGATTTAACGCGGCTGAGACACTTGGTGAAATAGGAGATGAAAGGGCCTTAGAACCTTTAAAACAAACTTTAAAAGACGAAGATGAGGATGTTCGTAAAAAAGTATCGGAAGTTCTGGTTAATATGGGTTGGAATTCTAAAACTGATATGATATCCATTAGTTAA
- a CDS encoding phosphatase: protein MLYGVVDIGSNTVKLNVYKSQDNDISIEFSEKENLGLIFYINNGKLTDNGIEELVTVLKKMKNDLDYLKIDNYSFFSTASLRNIENSDEVIQIIKNRVNIEIDLLSGEEEGELSFFGSIPTIKEDDGILIDLGGGSVEIVLFKDRKIYEKYSIPIGFLKMFNDYVSDIIPNKKECKLIQERTYSELDKIGLKNNEKIPFMCGVGGSIRAIKKLLVNLDLQKKKDNLVDVKLLKQLKEELKLDESNHNNYIYYKILHVKPSRVHTLVPALLIVESITSYFSCEAIQISKFSVREGYLLRKMLKG, encoded by the coding sequence ATGTTGTATGGAGTCGTAGATATAGGTTCAAACACTGTAAAATTAAATGTTTACAAGTCCCAGGATAATGATATAAGTATCGAATTTTCAGAAAAAGAAAATTTAGGTTTAATATTTTATATAAACAACGGAAAACTAACAGATAACGGCATTGAAGAGTTAGTAACTGTTCTTAAAAAAATGAAAAATGATCTAGACTATTTAAAAATAGATAATTACAGTTTCTTTTCTACAGCATCGTTGAGAAATATTGAAAACAGCGATGAAGTTATACAAATTATTAAGAATAGGGTAAATATAGAAATTGATCTATTATCTGGTGAGGAAGAGGGAGAATTAAGTTTTTTTGGATCTATACCCACCATCAAAGAGGATGATGGAATTTTAATTGATTTAGGAGGGGGTAGTGTAGAAATTGTACTTTTTAAGGATAGAAAAATATATGAAAAATACAGTATTCCTATTGGTTTTCTAAAAATGTTCAATGATTATGTTTCTGATATAATACCCAATAAAAAAGAGTGCAAACTGATTCAAGAAAGAACATACTCTGAATTGGATAAAATTGGTCTTAAAAATAATGAAAAAATTCCTTTTATGTGTGGTGTAGGGGGAAGTATTCGTGCTATTAAAAAATTACTGGTAAATTTAGATTTACAGAAGAAGAAAGACAATTTAGTAGATGTTAAATTGTTAAAACAGTTAAAAGAAGAACTTAAACTCGATGAATCAAATCATAATAACTATATCTATTACAAAATATTACATGTCAAACCATCTAGGGTCCATACTTTAGTTCCTGCTTTGTTGATAGTCGAATCAATTACTTCCTATTTTAGCTGTGAAGCAATACAGATCAGTAAATTTAGTGTTAGGGAAGGATATTTACTTAGAAAAATGTTAAAGGGGTAA
- the ppk1 gene encoding polyphosphate kinase 1 gives MSKEDYSFTQNRELSWLNFNERVLEEAEDASVPLLERLKFVSIFSSNLDEFYMVRCGSLYDLSLIDEDYRDNKTGLNAQDQLADVFERTKLLYKRRDDVYKSINSSLKEEGIYDLDFEDLTKTEKKFINKFFFNYIFPVLSPQVIDVHHPFPHLLNKSLNVMLMIRDKDVILYGLIPIPSTLPSIIYFPKDEMRFILLEKIIYEYVNEIFSNYDIEFKTIVSVTRNADITLSDSQIDEDEDYKGYMKKILKKRTRLAPIRLEFYKYSNSKLSNFLCEQLNTQQSQVQISDTPLDMDYVFKLYSHIEKKNELVYHKLSFNPYYPKIPKTVREGKIIPQLKKRDFLLFYPYDSIEPFLRLLKEAANDENVVSVKITLYRLARSSSIIKYLLEASENGKEVTVLIELRARFDEANNIHYAGLLEEAGCRILYGFEDYKVHSKVCLITRKEKNNIKYITQLGTGNYNEKTSKLYTDFSFITRNHAIGRDAMLFFKNMAISNLNGEYEKLLVAPFGFKNKVIEKINNEIENAKNNRPASIFMKMNSLTDRELIDMLSKASNAGVKIKLIIRSICCLLPGIPGKTENIEIISIVGRFLEHSRIYCFGTEEDATIYLSSGDLMNRNTEKRVELTFPIEKPILKKQLMNIIDTMLNDNVKARKINDKGEYERVIRSIDLIDSQIYFMNNDFSECGKEEVGNESFFTKLKHLLKR, from the coding sequence ATGTCTAAAGAGGATTATAGTTTTACCCAAAACCGTGAATTGTCCTGGTTAAACTTTAATGAACGTGTTTTAGAAGAAGCAGAGGATGCTTCTGTTCCTTTATTAGAACGTTTGAAATTTGTATCTATTTTCTCAAGTAATTTAGATGAATTTTACATGGTTAGATGTGGAAGTTTATATGATCTATCCCTTATTGATGAGGATTATCGGGATAATAAAACCGGTTTGAATGCACAGGATCAACTTGCAGATGTCTTTGAAAGGACTAAATTATTATACAAACGTCGAGATGACGTATATAAATCTATAAATTCTAGTTTAAAAGAGGAAGGTATCTATGATCTCGATTTTGAAGATCTGACAAAGACTGAAAAAAAATTTATAAACAAATTTTTCTTTAACTATATTTTCCCAGTTTTATCCCCACAAGTTATTGATGTTCACCATCCATTTCCCCATTTATTAAACAAATCCCTGAATGTCATGTTGATGATAAGGGATAAAGATGTAATTTTGTATGGGCTTATCCCAATCCCATCAACTTTACCCAGTATAATCTATTTTCCAAAGGATGAAATGCGTTTTATATTATTAGAAAAAATAATATATGAATATGTTAATGAAATCTTTTCAAATTACGACATAGAATTTAAAACCATAGTTTCTGTTACGAGAAATGCTGATATAACCCTATCTGATTCCCAAATTGATGAAGATGAAGATTATAAGGGGTACATGAAAAAAATTTTAAAGAAAAGAACTCGATTAGCACCCATCAGATTAGAGTTCTATAAATATTCTAACTCTAAATTAAGCAATTTTCTATGTGAACAGTTAAATACCCAACAGAGTCAAGTACAAATCTCTGATACTCCTTTGGATATGGATTATGTATTTAAATTGTACAGTCATATAGAAAAGAAAAATGAACTGGTCTACCATAAACTATCATTTAATCCATACTATCCTAAAATACCAAAAACTGTAAGGGAAGGAAAGATTATACCACAGCTAAAAAAGAGGGATTTTTTATTATTCTATCCATATGATTCAATAGAACCATTTTTAAGATTATTAAAAGAGGCAGCTAACGATGAAAATGTTGTATCTGTTAAAATTACCCTCTACAGACTGGCGAGATCTTCTTCGATTATAAAATATCTACTGGAAGCAAGTGAAAATGGGAAAGAGGTAACAGTTTTAATTGAACTAAGAGCTAGATTTGATGAAGCAAATAATATTCACTATGCTGGTTTATTAGAAGAAGCAGGTTGTAGGATTTTGTACGGTTTTGAAGATTACAAGGTCCATTCAAAGGTTTGTTTGATTACACGGAAAGAGAAGAACAACATCAAATATATCACCCAACTGGGGACTGGTAACTACAATGAAAAAACCAGTAAATTATACACAGATTTTAGTTTTATTACACGAAACCATGCCATTGGAAGAGATGCCATGTTGTTCTTTAAAAATATGGCAATTTCTAATTTAAATGGTGAGTATGAAAAGTTGTTAGTTGCACCATTTGGATTTAAAAACAAAGTAATTGAAAAGATCAACAATGAAATTGAAAATGCAAAGAATAACCGTCCAGCCAGTATTTTCATGAAAATGAATTCCCTAACAGACAGGGAATTGATTGATATGTTATCTAAGGCATCTAATGCAGGTGTGAAAATTAAATTAATAATTAGATCCATCTGTTGTTTACTCCCAGGAATACCTGGTAAGACTGAAAATATTGAGATCATCAGCATAGTTGGCAGGTTTTTGGAACATTCAAGGATATACTGTTTTGGTACAGAAGAAGATGCCACAATATATTTATCTAGCGGAGATTTAATGAATAGAAATACTGAAAAACGTGTTGAACTTACTTTTCCTATTGAAAAACCTATCTTAAAGAAACAGTTAATGAATATAATAGATACTATGCTTAATGACAATGTCAAAGCTCGAAAAATTAATGATAAAGGAGAGTATGAGAGAGTTATTAGAAGTATAGATCTAATTGATTCACAAATTTATTTCATGAATAATGATTTCTCAGAATGTGGTAAAGAGGAAGTGGGGAATGAATCATTTTTCACTAAACTGAAACATTTATTGAAAAGATAA
- a CDS encoding MEDS domain-containing protein: MIGDVPWGTHFCQFYQTKDDLIDILVPYFKAGLENNEYCMWVTSKPLEVDEAKEALKDSVENVEDI; the protein is encoded by the coding sequence TTGATTGGAGATGTGCCTTGGGGGACGCATTTCTGTCAATTTTATCAAACAAAAGATGATTTAATTGATATACTTGTTCCATATTTTAAAGCAGGTTTGGAAAATAATGAATACTGTATGTGGGTAACCTCAAAACCATTGGAAGTTGATGAGGCAAAAGAAGCACTGAAGGATTCTGTAGAAAATGTTGAAGATATTTAG
- a CDS encoding carboxymuconolactone decarboxylase family protein: MKDEVFFSKGMNPIKEDYPDLYDISVSLNDVCYTGKSLDYKTQKLVAIGIAAAASDNRAVKKQIQSGMKELDITKDEVVDVLRVVLLLAGKPGFMKGINALYNIKE, translated from the coding sequence ATGAAAGATGAAGTGTTTTTTAGTAAAGGTATGAACCCTATCAAGGAAGATTATCCAGATCTTTACGATATAAGTGTCAGTTTAAATGATGTTTGTTACACAGGTAAATCATTAGATTATAAAACTCAGAAACTTGTAGCCATAGGAATCGCTGCAGCTGCATCCGACAATAGAGCAGTTAAAAAACAGATACAAAGTGGTATGAAGGAACTTGATATAACCAAAGATGAAGTGGTGGATGTTTTAAGAGTTGTTCTTCTATTAGCAGGAAAACCTGGATTTATGAAGGGTATTAATGCATTATACAATATAAAAGAGTAG